The Cydia amplana chromosome 9, ilCydAmpl1.1, whole genome shotgun sequence genome includes a region encoding these proteins:
- the LOC134651182 gene encoding toll-like receptor Tollo — MPRRELKKKTMRAKIFVYTFYFFIFKFTSGQDSVTEKENVIKLCAVCTCSEIPEIDGTDLVFNIQCSELDTIENVPDLDKIEWPENPNGLKVSAAFEGLGLSTLSKLPSNTQVETLRFSNNAIQTYWPDPFSDVPNLKKLSLSQNDLTEITPDLFTKIRALEELDLSYNKLADFNTLDFKSLAHVRRLNLQSNQLKKIPVRALEPMSALEDLDLSKNGIYDVLLQRVDGNTMKGLKRLNLNGNRIRSIVRDSFPTDNSIELLDLSNNVIEMVEPEAFSACTNLRELNLAQNNITFTFALPPSLQIAILKINTLYHWPSFPSGITYIDLSYNRLSDMYDEIEAKFENLEVLNIAGNQIKELNIEKKLPKLFSLDIAYNQFTEIPKSLSRQNLPNLEELRLDGNPLESVYFKNIIAVKSLYMNDMVKLVVVDDKAFSNVVGRGIDGSDENCFSLFLSNCRHLSEIRDGAFDATMLCMLDVSKNNLTRLSKNLLDWSTISEGIDLQHNPWDCACDLQWFLDDLLPQMYVKHSRLLAELRCGSPRALEGLRLVHWYNWTEKAFCGDNYMHSTYFLEPSTEQVPTISRLGVILGCGVIVSLLIAIALSVYLVKSRKRYRVRQAALKRKRQSAYDARNSQEQFKALNKA, encoded by the exons ATGCCGCGccgcgaattaaaaaaaaaaacaatgcgcgccaaaatatttgtatatacgttttacttttttatttttaaatttacaagtgGCCAGGATTCCGTTACGGAAAAGGAGAATGTAATCAAATTGTGTGCTGTTTGCACGTGCAGTGAGATACCTGAAATAGATGGTACGGATTTGGTGTTCAATATACAATGTTCGGAGCTGGACACGATTGAAAATGTCCCTGATTTGGATAAAATCGAGTGGCCGGAGAATCCTAACGGGCTGAAAGTGTCCGCGGCATTCGAAGGGTTAGGCCTTTCGACTCTGAGCAA GCTACCGTCGAATACGCAAGTAGAAACCCTGCGTTTCAGCAACAACGCGATCCAAACATACTGGCCGGATCCGTTCAGCgacgttccaaatttgaaaaagctATCGCTATCCCAAAACGACCTAACAGAAATCACCCCAGACCTTTTCACGAAGATACGAGCTTTAGAAGAATTAGATTTGTCGTATAACAAGCTAGCTGATTTTAATACATTGGATTTTAAGTCTTTAGCCCACGTGAGAAGGTTGAATTTACAAAGTAATCAGTTGAAGAAGATACCAGTCCGTGCCTTGGAGCCGATGTCCGCATTAGAAGACTTGGATTTGAGTAAGAATGGCATATACGACGTTTTACTGCAGAGAGTCGATGGGAACACGATGAAGGGTTTGAAGCGTCTCAATTTGAACGGGAACCGAATAAGATCTATTGTGAGGGATTCCTTCCCCACTGATAACAGCAT tGAACTCCTCGACCTATCCAACAACGTCATCGAGATGGTGGAACCAGAGGCCTTCTCCGCCTGCACGAACCTGCGTGAATTGAACCTTGCGCAGAACAACATAACGTTCACTTTCGCATTACCGCCATCTCTTCAGATTGCCATCCTGAAAATTAACACGTTGTATCATTGGCCTTCGTTCCCTAGTGGGATTACGTACATAGATCTCTCATATAATAGGTTATCGGATATGTATGATGAGATTGAAGCTAAATTCGAAAATTTAGAG GTATTAAACATAGCTGGCAATCAGATAAAAGAATTAAACATCGAGAAAAAACTACCCAAACTATTCAGCTTAGACATCGCCTATAATCAATTCACTGAAATACCAAAGAGCTTAAGCAGACAAAACCTGCCTAATTTAGAAGAACTACGATTAGATGGCAACCCTTTGGAAAGTgtatattttaaaaacataatagCTGTGAAGAGTTTGTACATGAATGATATGGTTAAGTTGGTAGTGGTGGATGATAAAGCGTTTAGCAATGTGGTCGGTCGTGGGATAGATGGAAGCGATGAGAACTGTTTCTCTCTCTTTCTGTCTAACTGCCGGCATTTGAGCGAGATAAGGGATGGAGCGTTTGATGCTACAATGTTGTGTATG TTGGACGTAAGCAAGAACAATCTAACACGCCTCTCGAAGAATCTTCTGGACTGGTCGACCATCTCGGAGGGCATTGACCTCCAGCACAACCCGTGGGACTGCGCCTGCGACCTGCAGTGGTTCCTTGACGACCTGCTGCCGCAGATGTATGTAAAGCATTCCAGGCTGTTGGCTGAACTGAG ATGTGGCTCTCCTCGCGCGCTAGAAGGGCTCCGCCTGGTGCACTGGTACAACTGGACCGAGAAGGCCTTCTGCGGAGACAATTACATGCACAGCACTTATTTC CTTGAACCATCGACCGAACAAGTCCCAACCATCAGCCGCCTCGGCGTCATACTGGGTTGTGGCGTCATAGTGTCCCTGCTCATAGCCATAGCGCTATCCGTGTACTTGGTGAAGAGTAGGAAGAGGTACCGAGTGAGACAGGCGGCGTTGAAGAGAAAGAGACAGAGCGCGTATGATGCCAGGAATAGTCAGGAGCAATTTAAAGCGTTGAACAAAGCGTAA